The proteins below are encoded in one region of Reichenbachiella sp. 5M10:
- a CDS encoding substrate-binding domain-containing protein: protein MRKLTIIYLMVMLTVNCTQAQDYKVGLLFDQFASARWEIDAGYLQKHFTRLGVETFIKVAHSSYDKQLEQAQELIDSGVDALVIVPVDGAHSKSILDLASKNNVLVIAYDRPILDDRVGLYVSYNNLEVGKKQARALINNVPEGNIILINGPVADVNAIQFRKGQLEVLQPYIDAGKINIVEDIVLDNWSEVDALMRLYEINPDFTEIKGVISAVDWFNNAIVEYLGSDELLKTIYTTGQDPDASVVVKMESGVQNMSIYKPIQSLAKKAAELTLSKLKGEDLKLQTIEMGGSEFHGYLFDPIVLDIDNINDYKNLLK from the coding sequence ATGAGAAAACTTACTATTATCTATTTGATGGTCATGCTCACCGTCAATTGCACCCAAGCACAGGACTACAAAGTGGGGCTTTTGTTTGACCAGTTTGCCAGCGCCCGTTGGGAAATCGATGCAGGCTATTTGCAAAAGCACTTTACGCGGTTGGGTGTAGAAACATTTATCAAGGTTGCACACTCCAGCTATGACAAGCAACTCGAACAAGCTCAAGAGCTCATCGACTCAGGGGTCGACGCACTCGTCATCGTCCCAGTAGATGGTGCGCACAGCAAGTCAATCCTTGATCTGGCAAGCAAAAACAACGTATTGGTGATCGCCTACGACCGTCCGATCTTGGACGATCGTGTCGGCCTGTACGTCTCCTACAACAACCTCGAAGTAGGGAAAAAACAAGCCCGAGCACTGATCAACAATGTGCCAGAAGGCAACATCATCCTCATCAACGGTCCAGTAGCAGATGTCAATGCCATACAGTTTAGAAAAGGACAACTGGAAGTACTACAGCCCTACATCGATGCTGGCAAAATCAACATTGTAGAAGACATAGTGTTGGACAATTGGAGTGAAGTAGACGCACTCATGAGACTCTACGAAATCAACCCAGATTTCACTGAGATCAAAGGAGTGATCTCTGCTGTAGATTGGTTCAACAATGCAATCGTAGAATACCTCGGCAGTGACGAATTGCTCAAAACAATCTATACTACTGGACAAGATCCAGATGCAAGTGTCGTAGTAAAGATGGAGTCTGGTGTCCAAAACATGAGTATCTATAAACCCATCCAATCTCTTGCAAAAAAAGCAGCAGAACTCACTCTCTCCAAGCTCAAAGGCGAAGACCTCAAACTTCAAACCATCGAAATGGGAGGCTCAGAGTTTCACGGATACCTCTTTGATCCAATCGTACTCGACATAGACAACATCAACGACTACAAGAATCTCTTGAAATAA